One window from the genome of Deinococcus sp. NW-56 encodes:
- a CDS encoding IS5 family transposase: MDRRAYPSDVDDEMWLFMRPYLTLVPENAPQRKYSLREMLNATLWVARTGSQWAYLPHDFPPYELVYQQARRWMEHGCFENMAHDLRALKREDALREGIPTVAIIDSRTLQSTAESGARAGYDGAKRRKGSKIHAAVDTLGNVLTLLVTPGNEQDRDQVYDLCREVQALTGGSIDVVIADQGYTGDQASTDAAVNDVELVVVKRPSGAHGFVLLPRRWIVERTFAWTARFRRLARDLERLPEMLLGFHWLALSVLLLHNLSPILGMGS, from the coding sequence ATGGACCGGCGAGCCTACCCCAGCGACGTTGACGACGAGATGTGGCTGTTCATGCGCCCGTACCTGACCCTCGTTCCAGAAAACGCACCCCAGCGCAAGTATTCGCTCAGGGAGATGCTCAATGCCACGTTATGGGTCGCTCGCACCGGGAGCCAGTGGGCGTACCTACCGCACGATTTCCCGCCGTACGAGCTGGTGTACCAGCAGGCCAGGCGGTGGATGGAGCACGGGTGCTTCGAGAACATGGCGCACGATCTACGTGCACTCAAACGAGAGGATGCCCTCAGAGAGGGCATTCCCACGGTGGCCATCATCGACAGCCGGACGCTACAGAGCACCGCTGAAAGCGGTGCAAGGGCCGGGTATGACGGGGCCAAACGACGCAAAGGCAGCAAAATTCACGCCGCTGTCGACACGCTCGGGAACGTGTTGACACTGCTCGTGACCCCCGGGAATGAGCAGGATCGAGACCAGGTGTATGACCTGTGCCGGGAGGTGCAGGCGCTCACGGGTGGAAGCATTGACGTGGTGATTGCAGACCAGGGCTATACCGGGGATCAGGCGAGCACCGATGCAGCGGTGAACGACGTCGAGCTGGTGGTCGTGAAAAGGCCGTCTGGGGCGCATGGATTTGTCTTGCTCCCGAGGAGGTGGATTGTGGAGCGGACCTTCGCCTGGACTGCGCGTTTCAGGCGGCTGGCACGGGATTTAGAGCGGTTACCCGAGATGTTGCTCGGCTTTCACTGGTTGGCCTTGTCGGTTCTGTTACTGCACAACCTCAGTCCCATTCTTGGGATGGGTTCCTAG